The window TGGAGGGAGACATTCTAGCTGCACCGGGTGGGAGAGTGTCCGGGCAGGGCCAGGTGGAAGCCTGCGGTGCTTTTGCTCCTGTTCGGAAAGTGAAACGTCGGTCCCGACGCTGTTTTAACACGGAGGCCGTAAGTTTTCTTACGCACCTTGGTGCCAGCAGCGTGTTGCTTGCAGGGAGCTGATGTTGAGAAGAATTTGTGGTAGACCAGTCGACAAATACAAAACTTGTCACAAGTTTTCTGACTGCTACATTTTTAACGACGTTTTCTAAGTCATTGTATTTATTCATGCGACTTAAAATAAACTCTTATATAGTAAAATCGGGAGTGAGTTATTTTGTCAGCCATGATCTTAAAGTGGTACAGCACAACTTTTAATTTGTATGGAGAGAAAGCAGTATTAAGACCACTACAGTATTCAGAATTAAAGAACAGCTGGAAGACTCTGTCCATTCCTGAGCAGCCCTATGGTGGAAGATTACTTTTGCTTATCACCAAAAACGTTTATTCTAGTCACCCATCAGTGAAGAATTTTCCTGGAAAAGGCCATATATAGTGGATTGAAAGAGTTGGGAATCTTGGTCTCAAAAAAATCTTGAGTTTTCGTGACAGCCAGGCAAGTCAGTGTGACCTTAAAAGTTGTTAACATTCCACAGTTCAAACCCAGCTGTCTGCCCTAAGCCTATTTTCTCAAAATATttgagttttcctttttatgcagCGGTtatgtttatgtattttcttacatCTTTTATCCAAGCAAATTTTTAGGCTCAGTTACTAAGTCAAATAAAGTGAACAACACAGCTCAGTGTTCTGCCCATGCAGAACTCTCATAATCTATACTGTTTGCTGTAGTTTATTTAGAGAGGGAGAAAGTATAAATACTCAAATCACACCTATGAGTACATTATATGTAACTGCTCTTGCCTGTGTAAATCAGCATCACCCAATCCCTCTGCTAAGGTAACTCATTCTTCTGATGATAATGCAGCATGTGGAATGTCACAATCATTAGGCTTAgaaggaacctctggagatcatctagtccacccccccccccccgcccccccgcAAAGGCAGAACTACTGGGAGCTCCTGCTCATCCCTGCAGGTCTCCTGGCCCCTTCCCTTGATTTTTTCATCATGTGAGTACACTGGAATTGGGCCTGGAGGAAGTGGTGCTTAAATACTGATGAGGTATCTTTGCCTCCCTTCTCTTCTAGGCCTATAGCATTCTACTAAGTAGGTCTTGAAGAACCTAAGTTGGCTCTCCAGAAGTTTAGGGTTGTAGTGCTGCTTGCCCTTTTGCTTCCCCCATGCAGGATCCTGAGttccaccatctcatgatcactatAGCCAAGGCTGCCCCAACCTTTATGCATTCAACCTGTCCTTCTTGGTTTGCAAGTACAAGGTCTAGCAACACATCCTtccttgttggctcctccaCCACTTTTAACAAATATTATCTTAAATGATCTGTAGGAATTTCCTTGTCTGTCCACTGGGCTGTGTTATCCCTCCAACAAATATCTGGGTGGTTGAAGCCTCCCCTAACAGATGCTTCTTGCAAGGGGAAAGTTGTTAATGCTTTACATATGTTACTTCAATTCCCAGTTTGTTCAGTGCATACTTCTGTGAACAGGCATAAAATGTTCTAAGCAGCCCCTCCATAGAGCTTACTGGAGCCCAAGAGGCTTCTCTAGCAGAAATTTACGGACTGGTTTAATAGTATGAAAAGCTTTCTTCATGTTTATATGTTCTGCTGGCAGTTTGTTTATATATTATAGAAACTGAGCAAGTCTTATGTATGGAGGACAAAGTATCAGAGTAAATAATGAATTTTTATGAGTACAGAATTGCCTGGGTTTCTTTGGAAGGGGTAGGGGTGTGTTGGAGCACATAGTATacatatttttacttctttacaTATTCTTAAGAAGTTCACACACCCATTATTCTGTTAGTAGATATGACAGAGGCATAACTTAGGAGAAAAGACCAACTCTGAAGACTATGGAGGTTTTCTTGCTGAGGACCTGGGATGAGagaaaattacataaattaaTCCTCATCACTTGTCAGGCTGCAAAATCTTAAACTGATAAAATGCTTAAAGTGTTTTAGGGTAGATAATTTATCGAAGGAAGTAGCATTAAAGGAAGTGGCTTATCAAAACGGCAAAGGCAgcacagtataaaaaaaaaaaagcctgataAATGTATCAAAAGAGCTCCTTCAAGCAGCCTGTACTTAAAGTGCAGACATCTTTTATGAGCTCTGTTCTGCAGCTTTGGAAACTGCTTGTAGAGCTACATCTTGGGAATAATGTGTCATCCCGCTCCCAACCACAGTCCTGAACAGTAGGGTGAACTGTGGGAGGCTACAAAGCAACATGTAACATTAGGCATGAATTTGCAGTCTTTATATAGAAACTTTGTGTAAAAAGTCCACTGGCACATCAGGGACTGAAAACCTCTGGTCTAAGCAACAAACCCTAACTGATCAAGCTTAGTTATTTCactacttcttttaaaagaaagctacAGTGAAAAACCATTTAATAATTAGATCTTAGTCTTTACTTCGTGGGTAAGACACCACCTGCTCATATTCTGCTTGGTGCCAAAAATGCTGGAAGCACCATCAGAGCTAGCTTTCCTCTTCTATTGTCCGTTATTCCTATGCACCAGGTTGACAGGTTATACTAAGTCCATTACTGCTTTCCACCTCAAGCTCAAATCCTCAGAGACATAGCATTTGCTTGAATTAGACTGTCATTCCGTAATTGTAAAGTTCATGCTTGTCAGCAGCTTTAATCCAAAACCAGGCTTCTAATGGGAAAGTCTACAAACACAAGCCTCCGTTCTGTAAGCCACCCCTGCACCCAGCACATGCTCCACATCCAGCCAGCTTGGGTCATCACGAGGCACACTGACAAATTTACTAAAGGCCACGTGCTTGCACAACAGAAACTTAGGCACTTCTTCCtatcattttctatttttgatGCTTCCTCTAACATTATTCTTAGGACAACTGCTGAGTTTAAAACTTACAGCATCGAGTTAAAAACATAGTCCAGCCAGTGGTACCTCCTTGTCACACAAAGGTAGAAAAATGACAACAGGATTCAGTTTCATCCAGCCACCCCCACACAAGTAATTACAGACAAGTAATTAGGGCACAGAGCATaaaaaggcaatgaaaacaGATCAACTGAACATACACACTGAGGGAAGGACAGAAGAGTAAGCTACAGCAGCTGACTGCCAGCACTGCTATCTTGCAACAAACAtaagtaacaacaaaaaataaagccacTGATATCTATGGGCATTAACAGACTTGTTTATAAACAttgaaaagtttttattttataaataggATGGTGATTTTTAAAGTTAGGAAACAACACAACTTAAAAGCTCTGACTCCCAAAGATACTATAAGTCAGAGTTTATTCTTACTTCATCATATTAAGATGGCAGCTTCCTCCTTTTCATAATGCACTTAGAACTTAAAACCTTCTTGTAAAGACTACATTGTTTTGAGGTCCTAGCACCAATGCTGGGGTTTGAAACCAGTGTCTCAAAATACCTCCAAATGCAAACAAAGTTTAAGGTGGTGTAACTACCATGCTTAAACACAGCAACATTGAAAATAGTGTTCTCTTTCCAAAGTAAGAGAAGGCTGGTATTATCCTCCAGGGTACCCTTAGTCAGAAATGGATTAGCACTTGTTCATGATTAGGTACAGACAATCACACAGAATTGAAATTATAGTTGAGTTTAGTTCATAATTGTTTTGCACCTACTGCTTTTGAAGAGTatgttttgcactgttttcaCATTTGGAAGATTACTTCCATACGGCTGGCTCAAAAATCTAGTTATTCTAAGAAACAAATAAGGATAAGAAGAACAGGTTCAAGATTGTTCAAGATACACAATCCAGTAGCTCGAATCAAATGCTGTGCCAAAATAGCACTGAAAAATAGTTTGAAACTATGATAAGAAATCTTGGTGAAACTTCAGTATGACTGAAGAAATCTGCATTCATTGCAAGAAGGAGAAGGTCTTACTTCTTcaaatttctgaaagaaacatgATTACCTGTCCTACAACCTGTTTGTAGCATCCCCACAACCTAAAACCAGTTAACCTTTCCAAATTCAGAGTTTTTCCTAGTACATCAGTGCTCCCAGAACAGAGTTTTCCACCATGTCTGGAGTGAAATTAGTATTGTAGTAAATTCCAATCATTTTGGAATTTTATCAAAGGAGATTTCTATAGATaggagaaagaaacacaaatgaagTTTTGTGCAGACTATAGCAAATATCAGCATAAGCTGCTTTTGACATCATAGGGAAAGAGATTAAAGCACCAAGCTTCAGGCCTATGCCAATCCTCACTGCCTACCTACTACAACATGGCACTGTTGTGGTTACTGAAAAAAGTCTGCtaccacaggaaaaacaaaaaagcacctttttcccctcaaaggTTTGCACAGACTTTATTCTTTGCTTCCTGTATTTATATCtaaacttattaaaaaaaatcattaaaaaccAGCACTGATGTAgatattacttaaaaaaaaataaaatcaaagaattGTGATTGTGTTAAGTGCAGCCTTTATAATCATATTCTGATTatgtttcttttacatttatCACAAAAGAAGTATCTTTTCATTGATTTTACTCCAAGAGAAAACATAGGAAATCACTTTTTTGCTAAGAGGAGTAAAGTCATAGACCAGAAACTTATTTCCCACAGGACGTTTCAGATGGAGTGTTGCAATTTTGCATCATTAAGGCAAAACGAGGAATACTTCCATCAAGTGTCACATAGGGTGTCCCACTCTGGCCATACCAACAGACCCATATTTAAAAACCTctgtagctatttttttttaaatagaaaacagtCACTCTCTTCATTACTTAAcaatatgaaagaaaaggatCTTTTCAGCGTTCACTCAGAACTTCAGTCTTGTGATTAGATCAGGCATATGCAACTGCTTCAAAACAGCTACGGAAACTAGAAATTGAACTAAGTGTCAATCAGTTGTAATCTACTGATTTGATTAGAGGCCTTCACAAATGTTTGATGGCGATTGCAAATAACAGCCAAGCAGATAGGAATGATGCAATACCCAACAGTTTTGGGGTCAGCTCTTGTACAGGAATAGAGGAACAAGAACATCTGTAAATAtggtattaaaaatattatagtCCACAGCCAAAAAGGCAAGGATAGCAGTCGTACTTTTAAGGAGTGCATCCATGTGGTTCCTTCCTGTGGTTCCTTGGGGTGTTGCTGAATGTGCTCCAGTGCTAGTTTGTTGTAAGTCTCATTGATTTCAAAGACGTAATAAAAAGCTGCAGCACTTGCTAACAAGTACAACCCCACACCAATCCATCCCATCCTCTGGCGGAAGTTCATCATTCTCCATGCTCTGCACCTGGAACAAAAGGTCACAAACATTCAGTATAGGTTGGAGAAAGAAGGGACACAGATGAGGCTTAGTTTTCACAAGTTAATTTTTTACAACTCTTCATTACATATTAATGAAACAGCACACACATCCATTTCTGAAGACCTGAGTTCTCTCTACATCAGAGAAAGTCATAGTGCTATGTGAGCAACAGACTAACAGTAATTACACATAATGCTCCATCTATGGCTCTGGCTACTTTAGGGCCTGCTAGCTACAAATACACCAGGCTAAAGTTAAGCACTgagtgaaaaaaacagaagccaTGAATTGGGTAAGTTACTCACCCCATCTGCCCACAGTGATTCTAGCTGCAGGGTGGTAATAATAAGACTTTCTATAAATACAAAAAGTTTGTAAAGTTCTTTGACATCTGCTACACAAACATGCTGTTAGCCAGCCAGTAGCAGGGGCATTGCTGCTTGTTTGCAGCGTAGCAACATCCAGTTTTATTAA of the Melopsittacus undulatus isolate bMelUnd1 chromosome 4, bMelUnd1.mat.Z, whole genome shotgun sequence genome contains:
- the LYSET gene encoding lysosomal enzyme trafficking factor, which codes for MMNFRQRMGWIGVGLYLLASAAAFYYVFEINETYNKLALEHIQQHPKEPQEGTTWMHSLKVRLLSLPFWLWTIIFLIPYLQMFLFLYSCTRADPKTVGYCIIPICLAVICNRHQTFVKASNQISRLQLIDT